In Athene noctua unplaced genomic scaffold, bAthNoc1.hap1.1 HAP1_HAP1_scaffold_130, whole genome shotgun sequence, one genomic interval encodes:
- the LOC141955178 gene encoding zinc fingers and homeoboxes protein 1-like encodes MLACPQLPRLKLGHSTSPPAQTPETGSQPDAALRPGLPLLLLRSAGSPLEGQQHPGCHRRRFQPVPQPALPSSPCSGGEHEAFSGRLPQAHYRQQDFEKALCEYSNCLLLLPPSNIAMRQDVQEGQARCLCRLGRHKEALDIAEKMRSSATNTDHLTMVLNLQFSIYQGLENVEKKITCLQQLICLHPFNPWYWKLLAEVYMSLLQSLSSSVIPETNINQSEEVIVRGGSFKTSTGREINLQPHRSDSQKEDAWSGLATETKSENAVTCSSSQAVKEFLCASEELERMDEGEHTASESWEQNMSKKVGIKACASFIRARLLLQLTRLQQSSFALENNIEGQKEIDDKVARLGFGENSLLLMIKEFSSGKIV; translated from the exons ATGCTAGCCTGCCCCCAGTTACCGAGGTTGAAGCTGGGTCACAGCACCTCACCACCAGC GCAAACGCCAGAAACGGGGAGTCAGCCAGACGCTGCCCTGAGGCCGggccttcctctgctcttgcttcGCTCGGCGGGCTCGCCCCTGGAAGGCCAGCAGCACCCGGGCTGCCACCGCCGCCGTTTCCAGCCAGTGCCCCAGCCggctctcccctccagcccatgCAGCGGGGGAGAGCATGAGGCCTTCTCAGGGCGCCTGCCCCAGGCACACTACCGGCAGCAGGACTTTGAG AAAGCCCTGTGTGAATATTCAAACTGCTTACTACTCTTACCTCCCAGTAACATTGCAATGAGACAAGATGTCCAAGAGGGCCAGGCTCGGTGTTTATGTCGCTTAGGAAGGCATAAGGAGGCTCTGGATATTGcagaaaaaat gAGAAGCAGTGCTACTAACACAGATCACTTAACAATGGTTCTCaacctgcagttttccatttaccagggtctggaaaatgtagaaaaaaagatcacatgcCTGCAGCAACTGATCTGCTTACATCCTTTCAACCCTTGGTACTGGAAGTTACTTGCTGAAGTTTATATGAGCCTTTTACAGAGCTTGTCTTCATCAGTCAttccagaaacaaatataaatcagTCTGAAGAGGTTATTGTAAGGGGTGGTAGTTTCAAAACATCGACTGGAAGAGAGATTAATTTGCAGCCTCACAGATCAGACAGCCAGAAAGAAGACGCTTGGTCCGGCCTTGCTACAGAAACCAAGAGTGAGAATGCAGTGACTtgtagcagcagccaggctgtaaaAGAATTCCTCTGCGCTTCAGAAGAACTGGAAAGGATGGACGAAGGGGAACACACAGCCTCTGAGTCCTGGGAGCAGAACATGTCGAAGAAAGTTGGGATAAAGGCATGTGCCTCATTTATTAGAGCAAG gcttttaCTTCAGCTTACTCGGTTACAGCAGTCATCCTTTGCGTTAGAAAATAACATAGAAGGTCAAAAAGAAATTGATGACAAAGTGGCACGACTTGGTTTCGgtgaaaactccttgctgttgaTGATCAAG gaattttcctCTGGCAAAATTGTATGA